GCCCAAACATCGCATCAATATCGGCGTGGAATTTTGCATCCCGCGTTTGGTCAGAAAATGCGGGATGGATGAACAAAATAATTAACAGAACCGATGAAAGAAGTTTCATAACAAAGTAGCGCGGGCGTCACGCCCGCGATGGGCGCGGACGGGACGTCCGCGCTACTCCTTAAATTTCACCCCAGCGGAGCTTGCTTTTGAGAATATCAAAGTAACCTTTAAATGGAGATTTTATTAACCGTAGATGATAGCTGCTTTTTGCGATTTCCACATACTCTTCATTTTGTAGAACGCGCATCGTTTGTCCGTCCAAGGTAAGGCTAACATTTTCCGCGGGTGTGACGGCATGCACAGAAATTGTAAGATGATCCGGCACCACCAGTGGCCGGTGATTCAAGCTATGCGGGCAAATGGGTGTCATTACAATGGCTTCCATTGTGGGAAATACAATCGGACCGCCTGCAGCAAGGGAGTAGGCCGTCGATCCTGTCGGAGTGGAAATGATCAGGCCGTCCGCTTTGAACAAGGCAAGGAAGTGTTGATCGACTCGTGTTTCAATTTCCAGCAAACGGGCAATTCCAGCTTTCGAAACAACCGCGTCATTGATCACGTGTCCTTCAAAGATAATCTGATCTCCCTTTTTGATTCTGGCTTCCAGAAGATGCCTTGTTTCAATAACTACTTTTCCTTCCTCAATCTTTTCCAGAACCGGCACCATTTCGGGCACTGTGATTTCTGTCAAAAATCCCAGTCTGCCCAGGTTGATCCCGAGTATTGGTATATCTTTGCGAAGCGCGAGTTTGCCGGCCGCCAGAAATGTACCGTCTCCTCCTAGCACCATGACCATGTCGCAATGATCTTGAAATTCCTCTTTGCTGACAAATTCAATGCCGGCAATTGCTGGATTCCCGGTCAACCACAGGATGCTTGCCCCGCGCTGCTTCATCCAGGAAAAAATGCTTTGCAACAGATCCTGGGTGCCTTCGTACCCGGGTTTCATCACGATTCCAACACTGCGATAAGGAAAAGTCATTTCATTAACTCGTAAACCTTTTCAGCAAATTCCTCTTCACTCCAGCCAGGTTCTTTTGATAAGTGT
This genomic window from bacterium contains:
- a CDS encoding NAD(+)/NADH kinase, which translates into the protein MTFPYRSVGIVMKPGYEGTQDLLQSIFSWMKQRGASILWLTGNPAIAGIEFVSKEEFQDHCDMVMVLGGDGTFLAAGKLALRKDIPILGINLGRLGFLTEITVPEMVPVLEKIEEGKVVIETRHLLEARIKKGDQIIFEGHVINDAVVSKAGIARLLEIETRVDQHFLALFKADGLIISTPTGSTAYSLAAGGPIVFPTMEAIVMTPICPHSLNHRPLVVPDHLTISVHAVTPAENVSLTLDGQTMRVLQNEEYVEIAKSSYHLRLIKSPFKGYFDILKSKLRWGEI